The proteins below are encoded in one region of Bacillota bacterium:
- a CDS encoding HAMP domain-containing histidine kinase, with amino-acid sequence MRNLSLTVKLWLAFSLVSLLLYLVVLLFVPSITRNFFTSTLGEPPVPSPQKDVNKEPLPSFLQIRDFHIRGFIILEDNTTIPSRVQQFLPPSLLQEIKQNAASQQSSRKLYESTNGEIHFRYGIQKDMAYGRPLYQVTFLRKSEEDKFVRSILLRMMLYAGIALVLSWLASLLLARYLARPLIRMQKHVKRIANRNWHEPISVKQGDEIGQLGHSIEIMRQHLVRQDETQQSMLQNISHELKTPVMVIRSYARAMQDGIYPQGGLAGSVRVIDEEGERLEKLIKKLLYLTRLDYLTNQNPVSEEVNLCYLIEKISERIKFQRPEIKWKLNLHPVTINGDEDTLRVMFENLLDNHLRHAVSLLEISLYVNNESEIVLYFYNDGSKIEPHVLEQLYQPFHKGMKGKHGLGLTIVQRILQIYQGQIYINNEKDGVSSTVTIPIDE; translated from the coding sequence ATGAGAAACCTTTCCTTAACAGTAAAACTATGGCTGGCCTTCTCTCTGGTCAGCTTATTGCTTTACTTAGTTGTATTACTATTTGTACCTTCCATAACTCGTAATTTCTTTACAAGTACCTTAGGTGAACCGCCTGTTCCGTCACCCCAAAAAGATGTTAATAAAGAACCATTACCTTCTTTTCTCCAGATTCGTGATTTTCACATTCGCGGCTTCATTATCCTTGAAGATAACACAACTATTCCTTCGCGCGTGCAACAGTTTCTGCCGCCATCTCTATTGCAAGAAATAAAACAAAATGCCGCGTCGCAACAATCATCCAGAAAGCTTTATGAGAGCACTAATGGCGAGATTCATTTTCGTTATGGCATTCAAAAAGACATGGCTTACGGTCGTCCTCTGTATCAAGTTACATTTTTACGAAAATCTGAAGAGGACAAGTTTGTTAGGTCTATATTACTTAGAATGATGCTTTACGCTGGTATTGCCCTGGTACTCAGTTGGCTTGCATCTCTCCTACTAGCACGTTACCTTGCCCGGCCGTTGATTAGAATGCAAAAGCACGTTAAACGTATAGCTAATCGCAACTGGCATGAACCTATTAGCGTTAAACAAGGGGATGAAATAGGTCAGTTGGGGCACTCCATTGAAATTATGCGCCAGCATCTTGTTCGGCAGGATGAAACCCAGCAATCCATGCTGCAGAACATCTCCCATGAGCTGAAAACACCGGTCATGGTTATCCGCAGTTATGCCCGGGCTATGCAGGATGGTATCTATCCCCAAGGTGGCCTGGCGGGCAGCGTCCGGGTAATAGATGAGGAAGGGGAACGTCTGGAAAAGCTTATCAAAAAACTGCTTTATTTAACTCGTTTGGACTACCTGACCAACCAAAACCCTGTTAGCGAAGAAGTAAATCTGTGTTATCTGATTGAGAAAATTTCTGAGCGAATAAAATTCCAAAGACCGGAAATTAAATGGAAGTTGAACCTACATCCGGTAACCATTAATGGGGATGAAGATACCTTGCGGGTGATGTTTGAAAATTTGCTGGACAATCATCTCCGCCATGCTGTCTCTCTTTTAGAGATCAGCCTTTACGTGAATAATGAGTCAGAGATTGTTTTATACTTTTATAACGACGGCTCTAAGATTGAGCCCCATGTTTTGGAGCAACTATATCAGCCTTTTCATAAGGGAATGAAAGGTAAACACGGTCTGGGACTGACCATTGTACAGCGAATTTTGCAGATATACCAGGGACAAATATATATAAATAATGAAAAGGACGGCGTGTCTTCAACCGTTACCATCCCAATAGATGAATAG
- a CDS encoding response regulator transcription factor — protein sequence MYRIYLVDDEINLNQIITSYLEKEGWEVKPFTDGESALNAIEEHPDLWIIDIMLPDIDGYQLLRRIKEKHRNVPVIFISARDADIDRIIGLEMGSDDYLPKPFLPRELVIRVHRVLERVYTSSEPNNNVINLSIYILDEGKREVRMDNGIVELTSKEYDLALLFSKHKGQALSRDQIIDRVWGSDYVGTDRSVDDLVRRLRKKLPKLNIETIYGFGYRVPSQ from the coding sequence TTGTATCGCATTTACTTGGTTGATGATGAAATAAATTTAAACCAAATAATAACTTCATACTTAGAAAAAGAAGGGTGGGAGGTAAAACCTTTTACCGATGGTGAATCTGCATTAAACGCCATCGAAGAACACCCGGACCTCTGGATCATTGATATTATGCTGCCCGACATCGACGGTTACCAGCTATTGCGCCGTATAAAAGAAAAACACCGAAATGTTCCTGTAATATTCATTTCTGCCCGGGATGCCGATATTGATCGTATTATCGGCCTGGAAATGGGTAGTGATGATTACCTACCCAAACCTTTTTTACCCCGGGAGCTAGTCATACGAGTGCACCGGGTATTGGAGAGGGTATATACTTCCAGTGAGCCCAATAACAATGTCATTAATTTAAGCATCTATATACTGGATGAAGGCAAGCGTGAAGTCCGTATGGATAATGGTATAGTTGAGTTAACGTCAAAGGAATATGATCTGGCTTTGCTGTTCAGTAAACATAAGGGACAGGCCTTATCCCGGGATCAAATTATTGACCGCGTATGGGGATCGGATTATGTAGGTACTGACAGGTCAGTGGATGATCTGGTACGGCGGTTGAGAAAAAAGTTACCTAAACTAAATATTGAAACCATCTATGGTTTCGGATACAGGGTACCTTCACAATGA
- the htpG gene encoding molecular chaperone HtpG, with protein MVSTNKPETREFQAEVKQLLDIVINSLYTDREVFLRELISNSADALEKLRYLKVTEKDIHGEDLPLQINIELDESAGTVSVIDTGIGMTQDELLENLGTIAHSGSRAFIQHLIDSDKKDVNLIGQFGLGFYASFMAADKVTVYTRSYRPNAKGCIWTSEGSGTFTIEETPDLPRGTKVVLHLKDDAEEFANTDTIKRIIKQYSGFVPFPIILEGEKVNTVQALWAKNKNEVAEEDYVEFYKYIANDFDEPLFRFHLTLDAPLAVNALLFVPKNNFEQHGFGRMEPGVNVYCRKVLIQEKFEGILPEWLRFLRGVVDSEELPLNVSRENMQDSALLSKLRRVISGRVLSFLNEKARKEPESYRDFWDKFAMFIKEGAASDFSHRDKLVKLLRFESSKSEPGALVSLDDYIERMQEGQEAIYYINGPTRETIESGPYLEAFREQGLEVIYTSEAVDDYIFGQLGEYEGKKLMSADQDDLELPGEKKTPAGEALAEDELKALTIWLKEKLGDDKVSEVRQSERLVDSPAMVLSPGGVTGSMQRMMQLMQKDVNNVSPKVLEINPRHSIIHGLNDLRQKDEEFARVVGEQLFDNALIAAGLMLEPRQMVNRINGILERTLT; from the coding sequence ATGGTGAGTACAAACAAACCAGAAACCAGGGAGTTTCAGGCTGAGGTTAAGCAACTTTTGGACATTGTTATTAATTCACTCTATACCGACCGCGAGGTTTTCTTGCGCGAACTCATATCCAACTCTGCAGATGCCTTGGAGAAGTTGCGGTATTTAAAGGTTACGGAGAAGGACATTCACGGTGAAGATCTACCTCTGCAAATAAACATTGAACTGGATGAGTCCGCAGGTACTGTGTCTGTTATCGATACAGGTATCGGAATGACACAGGATGAGCTGCTGGAAAACCTGGGTACCATAGCCCATTCGGGGTCGCGTGCCTTTATACAACATTTGATCGACAGTGACAAAAAGGACGTTAATTTAATCGGTCAATTTGGACTGGGTTTTTATGCTTCTTTTATGGCGGCGGATAAGGTAACAGTTTATACACGCTCTTACCGCCCCAATGCAAAAGGTTGTATATGGACTTCAGAAGGTAGTGGTACTTTTACTATTGAAGAAACCCCTGACCTTCCCCGCGGCACCAAAGTGGTATTGCACCTAAAGGATGATGCCGAGGAATTTGCAAATACAGATACAATTAAACGAATCATCAAACAGTATTCTGGTTTTGTGCCTTTCCCCATCATCTTAGAGGGTGAAAAGGTTAATACTGTTCAGGCTCTGTGGGCAAAGAACAAGAATGAGGTTGCGGAAGAAGACTATGTAGAATTTTACAAATACATTGCCAATGATTTTGATGAGCCTCTCTTCCGTTTTCACCTTACCTTGGATGCTCCCCTGGCCGTTAATGCTCTCTTATTTGTTCCCAAGAATAATTTTGAACAGCACGGATTCGGCCGCATGGAGCCGGGGGTTAATGTTTATTGCAGAAAAGTATTGATCCAGGAAAAGTTTGAGGGGATCTTACCCGAATGGCTGCGCTTTTTACGCGGGGTAGTAGACAGCGAGGAGCTACCTCTTAACGTATCCAGAGAAAACATGCAGGACAGTGCACTGCTGTCTAAATTGCGCCGCGTTATAAGCGGACGCGTGCTTAGCTTCCTAAATGAAAAAGCCCGGAAAGAACCGGAAAGCTACCGCGATTTCTGGGATAAATTTGCTATGTTTATTAAAGAAGGAGCGGCATCTGACTTTAGCCATAGAGATAAACTGGTTAAGCTGCTACGCTTTGAATCTTCTAAGTCCGAACCCGGTGCACTTGTATCCCTTGATGATTATATAGAACGTATGCAGGAGGGCCAGGAGGCCATCTATTATATCAACGGGCCCACCAGGGAAACCATAGAATCCGGCCCTTATCTGGAAGCATTTCGCGAGCAGGGGTTGGAAGTAATTTATACCAGTGAAGCGGTGGATGATTACATTTTCGGCCAGTTAGGTGAGTATGAAGGGAAAAAATTAATGTCGGCCGATCAGGATGACCTGGAATTGCCCGGTGAGAAGAAAACCCCCGCTGGTGAAGCTCTTGCGGAAGATGAATTAAAGGCCTTGACCATATGGTTAAAGGAAAAGCTTGGGGACGATAAAGTTTCCGAGGTCCGCCAGTCAGAGCGATTGGTGGACAGCCCTGCCATGGTGTTAAGTCCGGGTGGGGTTACTGGTAGCATGCAAAGAATGATGCAGTTAATGCAAAAGGATGTAAATAATGTAAGCCCCAAGGTGTTGGAAATAAACCCCCGACACTCTATTATCCACGGTCTTAATGATTTAAGACAAAAAGATGAAGAATTTGCCCGTGTGGTTGGTGAGCAGCTGTTTGATAATGCTTTAATTGCCGCCGGGCTTATGCTGGAACCCCGGCAAATGGTTAACCGTATTAACGGCATCTTAGAGCGCACACTAACCTAG
- a CDS encoding manganese catalase family protein, producing MFKHDKHLLEMVRVERPNPQYAAMLQEQLGGPQGELKAALQYVSQSFRIKDPEIKDLFLDIASEEFSHMEMVATAVNLLNGHDIDAQGTQPSGNIEANVLTGLAPYLTNGSGVPFTAAYVNVTGDLAADILSNIAAEQRAKVVYEYLHRQINDRHVRQTIDFLLNREEAHNTLFRQAFQKIQDSGSNRDWGVDQNARLYFDLSPGVNHFHVHSPHPPAFQNPNFAQ from the coding sequence ATGTTCAAACACGATAAGCATTTACTGGAAATGGTAAGAGTAGAGCGTCCCAATCCTCAATACGCCGCGATGCTTCAGGAACAGTTAGGCGGGCCTCAAGGCGAGTTGAAAGCGGCACTACAATATGTGTCACAGAGTTTTCGTATTAAGGACCCTGAGATTAAAGACCTATTTTTAGATATTGCATCTGAAGAATTTAGCCATATGGAAATGGTTGCCACTGCGGTGAACTTGCTAAATGGTCATGACATTGATGCGCAGGGGACACAGCCGTCAGGAAACATTGAAGCTAATGTGCTTACCGGCCTGGCACCGTATTTAACCAACGGTTCAGGTGTACCTTTTACGGCAGCCTATGTTAATGTAACCGGTGATCTTGCGGCCGATATTCTTTCCAATATTGCGGCAGAGCAACGTGCCAAGGTGGTTTATGAATACCTTCACCGGCAAATAAATGACAGGCATGTAAGGCAGACTATAGACTTTCTTCTTAACAGGGAAGAAGCCCATAACACCTTATTCCGGCAAGCCTTTCAAAAAATACAAGACAGTGGGTCTAACCGGGATTGGGGTGTGGACCAGAATGCCAGGCTGTACTTTGATCTTTCCCCAGGGGTCAATCACTTTCACGTCCATTCCCCTCATCCCCCGGCTTTCCAAAACCCCAACTTTGCACAATAA
- a CDS encoding lysine transporter LysE produces the protein MTLWYIFFTAVVVGLSGAMMPGPLLTVTITETARRGFIAGPLLILGHAILEGALLIALGLGLGSFLTEPTVSISIAMIGGLFLAWMGFQMAKDSYRERVKLKDFEDIEPISQSNSMHPILAGILVSLSNPYWTLWWATIGLGYITMSLKYGLAGIISFFTGHILADLGWYSLVSAGVVSGKRFLSQSVYRIIIIICGVFLLFLGVSFIYYGLTSTLSVNH, from the coding sequence ATGACTTTATGGTACATATTTTTTACAGCAGTTGTGGTAGGGCTTTCCGGTGCCATGATGCCCGGTCCGCTTTTGACTGTTACCATCACCGAGACTGCCAGGCGAGGGTTTATTGCCGGCCCTCTCCTAATTCTGGGGCACGCGATTTTGGAAGGTGCACTGCTCATTGCTCTGGGGCTGGGCTTGGGATCCTTTCTTACCGAACCTACTGTAAGTATTTCTATTGCTATGATAGGGGGGCTGTTTTTAGCCTGGATGGGATTTCAAATGGCTAAAGACTCATATCGTGAAAGAGTAAAACTAAAGGATTTTGAAGACATTGAACCCATCTCTCAAAGTAATTCAATGCACCCCATTCTGGCGGGTATACTAGTTAGTCTTTCCAACCCCTATTGGACTCTTTGGTGGGCTACCATTGGCCTCGGCTACATTACCATGTCTCTAAAATATGGTTTGGCAGGAATAATATCTTTTTTTACCGGTCATATTTTAGCCGACCTAGGATGGTACTCCCTGGTGTCAGCCGGTGTGGTGAGCGGCAAACGCTTTCTCTCTCAAAGTGTTTACCGTATCATTATTATCATCTGTGGAGTATTCTTATTATTTTTAGGCGTAAGCTTTATATACTACGGGCTAACTTCTACGTTAAGTGTGAACCACTAA
- a CDS encoding IS200/IS605 family element transposase accessory protein TnpB, whose translation MIKAFKVQLIPTKEQEEKFRQSAGVARWAYNYALGKQLKNFEEGNKFIREGEIRKEITTLKKTNEYAWLGDVSAQIPKQAVRDLDQAYKRFFKIQQETTEKYTPKTIEKAKRTGKKLTAYDLNGHPKFKSKHKSMPRFFQREDKLVISNSKVKLEKIGWVKIAEKDRIPAGKYSNPRVSFDGFYWYISVGIELENNIKFQPETEGIGIDVGVKDLAILSSGEKIKNINKTKEIRRLTKKLKRLQRQTSRQYEKLKKKGGENRYRKTCNLLKLEKKILSIHRRLKNIRLNHVHQATAKLVKAKPAFIAIEDLNINGMMKNKHLVRAVQEQKLYTFKRQLSYKCDWNGIPLVLADRFYPSSKQCSHCGSIKKDLKLSDRTYYCKHCGLNINRDVNASINLKHYGLKQFAS comes from the coding sequence ATGATTAAAGCATTTAAGGTTCAACTCATACCAACAAAGGAACAAGAAGAAAAGTTCCGCCAGTCAGCAGGGGTAGCTCGCTGGGCCTATAACTATGCACTGGGTAAGCAGTTAAAGAATTTTGAAGAAGGTAATAAATTCATTCGCGAAGGGGAAATCCGCAAAGAAATAACAACCTTAAAAAAGACTAATGAATACGCATGGTTAGGCGATGTATCAGCCCAAATACCCAAGCAGGCCGTAAGGGACTTAGACCAAGCCTACAAACGTTTCTTTAAAATTCAGCAGGAAACCACAGAAAAATACACTCCCAAGACCATCGAAAAAGCCAAGAGAACTGGTAAAAAACTCACCGCTTATGACTTAAATGGACATCCAAAGTTTAAGAGTAAACATAAGAGTATGCCGAGGTTTTTCCAGCGTGAAGACAAGCTGGTAATCTCTAACAGCAAGGTAAAGTTAGAGAAAATCGGTTGGGTTAAAATTGCGGAAAAAGACCGTATTCCAGCAGGCAAATACAGTAACCCACGAGTGAGCTTTGACGGGTTCTATTGGTATATTTCCGTTGGTATTGAGCTAGAAAACAACATTAAATTTCAACCTGAAACTGAAGGCATTGGCATTGACGTAGGAGTAAAGGATTTAGCCATTCTCAGCAGCGGCGAAAAAATAAAAAACATTAACAAAACAAAAGAAATTCGCCGGTTAACTAAAAAACTTAAACGACTACAGCGACAGACAAGTCGGCAGTATGAGAAACTTAAAAAGAAAGGTGGTGAAAACCGTTACAGAAAGACTTGCAACCTATTAAAACTGGAAAAGAAAATACTTTCTATCCACCGGAGGCTAAAAAATATCCGTCTTAATCACGTTCATCAGGCCACAGCCAAGCTGGTGAAAGCCAAGCCAGCTTTTATTGCCATCGAAGACTTAAACATTAATGGCATGATGAAAAACAAGCACTTAGTTCGCGCCGTTCAAGAACAAAAACTTTATACTTTTAAGCGTCAGCTAAGTTATAAATGTGATTGGAACGGAATCCCACTGGTACTGGCAGACCGGTTCTATCCAAGCAGTAAGCAGTGCAGTCATTGTGGTTCGATTAAAAAGGACTTGAAATTATCTGACCGTACTTATTATTGCAAGCATTGCGGCTTGAATATTAACCGGGATGTAAACGCCAGTATTAATCTCAAACACTACGGATTAAAACAATTCGCAAGTTAG
- a CDS encoding acylphosphatase, producing the protein MTKHVHISGRVQGVYFRDSTKEQADKLGLTGWVRNLPDGRVEAVFQGNENKIEKMLEWCWEGSPMSRVEGVYVEDMGDSKELAEFRITK; encoded by the coding sequence TTGACTAAACACGTGCACATTTCAGGCCGGGTGCAGGGTGTGTATTTCAGGGACAGTACAAAGGAACAAGCCGATAAACTTGGCCTTACCGGCTGGGTGCGAAATCTACCGGACGGAAGAGTGGAAGCAGTTTTTCAGGGGAATGAAAATAAAATAGAAAAAATGCTGGAATGGTGCTGGGAAGGGTCACCCATGTCCAGAGTTGAGGGCGTATACGTAGAAGATATGGGCGATTCAAAAGAGTTGGCTGAATTCAGGATCACCAAATGA